One window of Marmota flaviventris isolate mMarFla1 chromosome 5, mMarFla1.hap1, whole genome shotgun sequence genomic DNA carries:
- the Snx18 gene encoding sorting nexin-18: MALRARALYDFRSENPGEISLREHEVLSLCSEQDIEGWLEGVNSRGDRGLFPASYVQVIRAPEPGPAGDGGPGAPARYANVPPGGFEPLPAAPPASFKPPPDAFQPLLQPQQAPPPSTFQPPGAGFPYAGGVLQPSPQQLYGGYQASQGSDDDWDDEWDDSSTVADEPGVLGSGTYPDLDGSSSAGGGAASRYRLSTRSDLSLGSRGGSAPPQHHPSGAKSSATVSRNLNRFSTFVKSGGEAFVLGEASGFVKDGDKLCVVLGPYGPEWQENPYPFQCTIDDPTKQTKFKGMKSYISYKLVPTHTQVPVHRRYKHFDWLYARLAEKFPVISVPHLPEKQATGRFEEDFISKRRKGLIWWMNHMASHPVLAQCDVFQHFLTCPISTDEKAWKQGKRKAEKDEMVGANFFLTLSTPPAAALDLQEVESKIDGFKCFTKKMDDSTLQLNHTANEFARKQVTGFKKEYQKVGQSFRGLSQAFELDQQAFSAGLNQAIAFTGDAYDAIGELFAEQPRQDLDPVMDLLALYQGHLANFPDIIHVQKGALTKVKESRRHVEEGKMEVQKADGIQDRCNTISFATLAEIHHFHQIRVRDFKSQMQHFLQQQIIFFQKVTQKLEEALHKYDSV; encoded by the exons ATGGCGCTGCGCGCCCGGGCGCTGTACGACTTCAGGTCGGAGAACCCGGGAGAGATATCGCTGCGGGAGCACGAGGTGCTGAGCCTATGCAGCGAGCAGGACATTGAGGGCTGGCTCGAGGGAGTCAACAGCCGCGGCGACCGCGGTCTCTTCCCGGCCTCGTACGTGCAGGTGATCCGAGCCCCCGAGCCCGGCCCGGCTGGCGACGGCGGTCCGGGCGCCCCTGCTCGCTATGCTAATGTGCCGCCCGGCGGCTTCGAGCCCCTGCCGGCCGCGCCGCCCGCCTCCTTCAAGCCGCCGCCCGACGCCTTCCAGCCGCTGTTGCAGCCGCAGCAGGCGCCGCCGCCAAGCACCTTCCAGCCGCCCGGCGCGGGCTTTCCGTATGCCGGGGGTGTACTGCAGCCGTCGCCTCAGCAACTCTACGGCGGCTATCAGGCCAGCCAGGGCAGCGACGATGACTGGGACGACGAGTGGGACGACAGCTCCACGGTGGCCGACGAGCCTGGCGTGCTGGGCAGCGGCACCTACCCGGACCTCGACGGCTCATCGTCCGCGGGCGGCGGCGCTGCTAGCCGCTACCGCTTGTCCACCCGCTCTGACTTGTCGCTGGGCTCCCGCGGTGGATCAGCTCCTCCGCAGCACCACCCTTCGGGGGCCAAGAGCTCGGCCACGGTGAGCCGCAACCTCAACCGCTTCTCCACTTTTGTCAAGTCAGGTGGGGAGGCCTTCGTGTTGGGCGAGGCTTCGGGCTTCGTGAAGGATGGGGACAAGCTATGCGTGGTGCTAGGGCCCTACGGCCCCGAGTGGCAGGAGAACCCCTACCCCTTCCAGTGCACCATCGACGACCCCACCAAGCAGACCAAGTTCAAGGGTATGAAGAGCTACATCTCCTACAAGCTGGTCCCCACGCACACACAGGTCCCGGTGCACAGGCGCTACAAGCACTTCGACTGGTTGTATGCGCGCCTGGCTGAGAAGTTCCCTGTCATCTCTGTGCCCCACCTGCCCGAGAAGCAGGCTACTGGCCGCTTCGAAGAGGACTTCATCTCCAAGCGCAGGAAAGGCCTGATTTGGTGGATGAACCACATGGCCAGCCACCCAGTGCTGGCACAGTGTGATGTCTTCCAGCACTTCCTGACCTGCCCCATTAGCACAGATGAGAAGGCCTGGAAACAGGGCAAGAGGAAGGCCGAGAAGGACGAGATGGTGGGTGCCAACTTCTTTTTGACCCTGAGCACACCGCCCGCAGCAGCTCTTGACCTGCAGGAGGTGGAGAGCAAGATAGATGGCTTTAAGTGCTTCACCAAGAAGATGGATGACAGCACGCTGCAGCTCAACCACACTGCCAATGAGTTCGCGCGCAAGCAGGTGACGGGCTTCAAGAAGGAGTATCAGAAGGTGGGCCAATCTTTCCGTGGGCTCAGCCAGGCCTTTGAGCTGGACCAGCAGGCTTTCTCAGCAGGCCTGAATCAGGCCATTGCCTTCACCGGAGATGCCTATGATGCCATCGGCGAACTCTTTGCCGAGCAGCCCAGGCAGGACCTGGACCCAGTAATGGACCTGTTAGCGCTGTATCAAGGGCACCTGGCCAACTTCCCGGATATCATCCACGTTCAGAAAG GAGCTCTTACCAAAGTAAAGGAAAGTAGGCGACACGTGGAAGAAGGGAAGATGGAGGTCCAAAAGGCTGATGGCATTCAGGATCGCTGTAACACTATTTCTTTTGCCACTTTGGCTGAAATTCACCACTTCCATCAAATTCGAGTAAGAGACTTTAAATCACAGATGCAGCATTTCTtacaacaacaaataatatttttccaaaaagtgACCCAGAAGTTGGAAGAAGCTCTTCACAAATATGATAGTGTTTAA